A window of Firmicutes bacterium HGW-Firmicutes-1 contains these coding sequences:
- a CDS encoding 2-hydroxyglutaryl-CoA dehydratase, which translates to MKKIGLTTTVPIEIFVAAGYTPIDLNNIFVTSEDYLKYIEIAERDGFPKSICAWIKGLYGVCIAHNITEIVGVIGGDCSNTKALADLLAYKGIKVYDFSYPQSHAKEDLEAELRKLMNLLKVDITEVEKKRVEFNQVRALAHEVDRLTYEELKVSGFENHLYLVNCSDFEGDATKYANTLKKAIEDMTLREPIKKKLRLGYIGVPPMTADLYSFVEQFDASIIYNEVQREFSFPRAAQAQNIFDQYNDYTYPYESSFRIKEINKQIKERKLDGLIHYTQAFCHRAIDDIIIKATIDLPILNIEGDQQNSLDARTKLRLEAFLDMLSDLKGAY; encoded by the coding sequence ATGAAAAAAATAGGTTTAACAACGACTGTTCCAATAGAGATATTTGTTGCAGCTGGCTATACTCCAATTGATTTGAACAATATCTTCGTTACTTCTGAAGATTATTTGAAGTATATAGAAATAGCTGAACGAGACGGTTTTCCTAAGAGTATTTGCGCCTGGATTAAAGGTCTTTATGGAGTATGTATAGCACATAATATTACTGAAATTGTTGGTGTAATAGGTGGCGATTGTTCTAACACAAAAGCATTGGCTGATTTATTGGCATATAAAGGAATCAAGGTTTATGATTTCTCATACCCTCAAAGTCATGCAAAGGAAGATTTAGAAGCAGAACTTAGAAAATTGATGAACTTATTAAAGGTAGATATAACTGAGGTTGAGAAAAAGAGAGTGGAATTCAATCAAGTTCGAGCATTAGCACATGAAGTAGATCGACTTACATACGAAGAGTTGAAGGTATCTGGTTTTGAAAATCATTTATATCTAGTAAATTGTAGTGATTTTGAAGGAGATGCGACGAAATATGCAAATACCTTAAAGAAAGCCATTGAAGATATGACTTTAAGAGAGCCTATAAAGAAAAAACTAAGACTTGGTTATATTGGTGTACCACCAATGACAGCTGATTTATATTCTTTTGTGGAACAATTTGATGCAAGTATTATATACAATGAAGTTCAACGAGAATTTTCTTTTCCAAGAGCAGCGCAGGCTCAAAATATATTTGATCAATACAATGATTATACCTATCCTTATGAAAGTAGTTTTAGAATTAAGGAAATAAATAAACAAATAAAAGAGCGTAAGTTAGATGGGTTGATTCACTATACACAAGCCTTTTGCCATAGAGCCATAGATGATATTATTATCAAAGCAACAATCGACTTGCCAATTTTGAATATTGAAGGAGATCAACAAAATTCCCTAGATGCACGGACGAAACTAAGGCTAGAGGCTTTTTTAGATATGCTATCAGATTTGAAAGGAGCGTATTAA